In one window of Holophagales bacterium DNA:
- a CDS encoding NupC/NupG family nucleoside CNT transporter — MDRFTGFIGLAVILLACFALSHDRKRIRWATIAWGVVLQFALGWLVISWKTGASALKSFSEGITGAIAYSDKGADFVFGWLSNPAVGGQIFKATGVDYSPFIFAFKVMPIVIFIASFFTILYYLGVMQKVVQVFAVVMTKLLKISGAESLAVSANIFIGQTEAPIIVAPYIPKMTNSELLTMMTGGMAHISGAVLLAYAAMGVPAEYLITASVMAAPATIVIAKLLRPEVEVPATAGAVTVKIEHEHANVIEAASSGASQGVSLAINIAGMLIAFIALVSLFNGLLAWVGTFIGFPAAGPGVDPATNLSLQWLFSKLLWPLAWVMGVPSVDCSKVARLIGFKTVLNEFVAYAEMTKIPMSEWTEKGRLIASFALCGFANFSSIGIQIGGIGGLAPSRKSDIARLGLWALLAGSLATFMSATIAGILLG, encoded by the coding sequence TTGGACCGTTTCACCGGTTTCATCGGGCTCGCCGTCATCCTCCTCGCCTGCTTCGCGCTCTCCCACGACCGAAAGCGCATCCGCTGGGCGACCATCGCCTGGGGGGTCGTCCTCCAGTTCGCCCTCGGGTGGCTCGTCATCTCCTGGAAGACCGGGGCCAGCGCCCTGAAGTCGTTCTCGGAGGGGATCACCGGGGCGATCGCCTACTCCGACAAGGGGGCCGACTTCGTCTTCGGCTGGCTCTCGAACCCCGCCGTCGGCGGGCAGATCTTCAAAGCGACCGGCGTCGACTACTCACCTTTCATTTTCGCGTTCAAGGTGATGCCGATCGTCATCTTCATCGCGTCGTTCTTCACGATCCTCTACTACCTCGGGGTCATGCAGAAGGTCGTCCAGGTCTTCGCGGTCGTCATGACGAAGCTGCTCAAGATCTCCGGCGCCGAGTCCCTCGCCGTCTCGGCGAACATCTTCATCGGGCAGACGGAGGCGCCGATCATCGTCGCGCCGTACATCCCGAAGATGACGAACTCCGAGCTGCTGACGATGATGACGGGCGGCATGGCCCACATCTCGGGAGCGGTTCTCCTCGCCTACGCGGCAATGGGGGTCCCTGCGGAGTACCTCATCACGGCGTCGGTCATGGCCGCCCCGGCGACGATCGTCATCGCCAAGCTCCTCCGCCCGGAGGTCGAAGTGCCGGCCACGGCGGGCGCCGTCACGGTGAAGATCGAGCACGAGCACGCGAACGTCATCGAGGCGGCCTCCTCCGGCGCGTCTCAGGGCGTCTCACTCGCCATCAACATCGCCGGGATGCTGATCGCCTTCATCGCCCTCGTCTCGCTCTTCAACGGCCTCCTCGCGTGGGTCGGCACCTTCATCGGGTTCCCGGCCGCCGGCCCCGGCGTCGACCCGGCGACGAACCTCTCCCTGCAGTGGCTCTTCTCGAAGCTCCTCTGGCCCCTGGCATGGGTGATGGGAGTGCCTTCGGTCGACTGCTCGAAGGTCGCCCGCCTCATCGGCTTCAAGACCGTCCTCAACGAGTTCGTCGCGTACGCCGAGATGACGAAGATCCCGATGTCCGAGTGGACGGAGAAGGGCCGGCTCATCGCCTCGTTCGCCCTCTGCGGCTTCGCGAACTTCTCCTCGATCGGCATCCAGATCGGGGGCATAGGCGGTCTCGCCCCGTCGCGAAAGAGCGACATCGCGCGGCTCGGGCTCTGGGCCCTCCTCGCCGGCTCCCTCGCGACGTTCATGAGCGCCACGATCGCCGGCATCCTTCTCGGCTGA
- a CDS encoding cytidine deaminase: MTTEERDALVAAATAAREKAAAPYSHFHVGAALLAEDGRVFQGCNVESASYGLTICAERTAVFKAISEGVRGFRAVAVVTGADAPTSPCGACRQVLWDQCRDIAVVMATMGGALEETTLATLLPRAFEL, translated from the coding sequence CTGACCACCGAGGAGCGCGACGCTCTCGTCGCCGCTGCGACTGCGGCGCGCGAGAAGGCCGCAGCCCCCTACTCTCACTTTCACGTCGGCGCGGCGCTCCTCGCCGAGGACGGAAGGGTCTTCCAGGGCTGCAACGTCGAGTCGGCCAGCTACGGTCTGACGATCTGCGCCGAGCGGACCGCGGTCTTCAAGGCGATCTCCGAGGGGGTCCGGGGCTTCCGGGCGGTGGCCGTCGTCACCGGCGCCGACGCGCCGACGTCCCCCTGCGGCGCCTGCCGCCAGGTCCTCTGGGACCAGTGTCGCGACATCGCCGTCGTCATGGCCACGATGGGAGGAGCCCTCGAGGAGACGACGCTCGCGACTCTCCTGCCGCGGGCGTTCGAGCTCTGA
- a CDS encoding cyclic nucleotide-binding domain-containing protein translates to MAFSWLSGGDDVAELISKRNYSRASKVLRGQLAKDPSNASVRQQLADVLALDGKLYEAVELLWKLADEYATSGFVGKAIAVLKKVQRLDPSLTKVEEKLASLVMVKDAESSLRQNLRAGAMRRRVELETAPTPDSAPAPAPVPPPSGTFRDSGTSRFVVDFGADEEDAPPETVSETAPRSLHPIGEEAAQGMVASPLFSDFSGEELVEVIKGLELLTYESGDVIVAEGAPGDSLFVLTTGTVKAFVKDPDGHYHKVREMYEGAFFGEVSILTGKPRSATITAATSCELLALDRASLDAITERQPNVLTILKHFCEARLGSIDEVQIRTGHGPSGPSRGTSPS, encoded by the coding sequence ATGGCCTTCTCGTGGCTTTCGGGCGGCGACGACGTCGCCGAGCTCATCTCGAAGAGAAACTACTCCCGCGCCTCGAAGGTCCTCCGCGGCCAGCTCGCAAAGGACCCGTCCAACGCTTCCGTGAGGCAGCAGCTTGCCGACGTCCTGGCTCTCGACGGCAAGCTCTACGAAGCCGTCGAGCTCCTCTGGAAGCTCGCCGACGAGTACGCCACCTCGGGGTTCGTCGGCAAGGCGATCGCGGTCCTGAAGAAGGTCCAGCGGCTCGATCCGTCGCTCACGAAGGTGGAGGAGAAGCTCGCATCCCTCGTCATGGTGAAGGACGCCGAGTCGTCCCTGAGGCAGAATCTCCGCGCCGGCGCGATGCGCCGCCGGGTCGAGCTCGAGACCGCTCCGACGCCCGACTCTGCTCCGGCACCCGCTCCCGTTCCCCCGCCGTCCGGCACTTTCCGCGATTCCGGCACGTCCCGGTTCGTCGTCGATTTCGGCGCCGACGAGGAGGATGCGCCTCCGGAAACCGTTTCCGAAACGGCCCCGCGAAGCCTGCACCCCATCGGCGAGGAAGCGGCGCAGGGGATGGTCGCGAGCCCGCTCTTCAGCGACTTCTCGGGCGAGGAGCTCGTGGAGGTCATCAAGGGGCTCGAGCTCCTGACCTACGAATCGGGTGACGTCATCGTCGCCGAAGGCGCTCCCGGGGACAGCCTCTTCGTCCTGACGACCGGAACGGTCAAGGCCTTCGTGAAGGACCCCGACGGCCACTACCACAAGGTCCGCGAAATGTACGAGGGCGCCTTCTTCGGCGAGGTCTCGATCCTCACCGGCAAGCCGCGCAGCGCGACGATCACCGCGGCCACGTCGTGCGAGCTCCTCGCCCTCGACCGAGCCTCGCTCGACGCGATCACGGAGCGCCAGCCGAACGTCCTGACCATCCTGAAGCACTTCTGCGAGGCACGCCTCGGGAGCATCGACGAGGTCCAGATCCGGACCGGCCACGGCCCTTCCGGGCCGTCGCGGGGGACCTCCCCCAGCTGA
- a CDS encoding response regulator, with protein sequence MSDESLLEKAFAAPDPPTNLGAGNRLVPGDVLSGLRHDMRTPIHQILGYAEMLEEDAIASGQTGWAEDLGKIQAAARRLLGMVDGLPDRLLPEPGDLPPEVSGGAVVGRVETGPEPGPSGTASAPRAPQAARTTIPDENAQERTGPIRRADYDIAPAELVEPAHLLVVDDNAENRDMLSRRLRSHGFTIAVAESGPEALRLLEEIPFDLVLLDVVMPGMSGLDVLRDLRPRHAAADLPVIMATARDDSNDVVTALRLGANDYVTKPLDFPVVLARVATQLTLSRAKARISTLARDLEVRNRFIFETFGRYLSNEVVESLLQTPEGLKLGGETRKVTLLMSDLRGFTQLADRIPPDRVVRLLNNYLGTMVDVLLSFQGTIDEFIGDAILAIFGAPVQREDDTLRAIACAVEMQRAMERVNEFNRREGLPVVEMGIALHTGEVVVGNIGSDKRAKYGVVGSPVNLTARIESYTVGGQILVSDRTRREGGADLTVGAEVVVQMKGFEKPVSAWDVRGVGGDFNLSLPMREEALVALRGPLPVRFATISGQRVDGPESEGLLVRLSMKEAEIEARERPEAFRNLRLRFVARDGSTIAGEVYGKVSTPKVTTKGFGLRFTSLPPEIRSFLETVLAGSR encoded by the coding sequence ATGAGCGACGAGAGCCTGCTGGAAAAGGCGTTTGCGGCCCCGGACCCGCCGACGAACCTGGGCGCGGGCAACCGACTCGTTCCCGGCGACGTCCTCTCGGGGCTCCGGCACGACATGAGGACGCCGATCCACCAGATCCTCGGCTACGCCGAGATGCTGGAGGAGGACGCCATCGCCTCCGGCCAGACCGGCTGGGCCGAGGACCTCGGGAAGATCCAGGCGGCGGCGCGCCGACTGCTCGGGATGGTCGACGGGCTTCCCGACAGGCTCCTCCCGGAGCCCGGCGATCTTCCGCCGGAGGTTTCGGGAGGAGCGGTGGTCGGGAGAGTGGAGACGGGGCCGGAACCCGGTCCGTCCGGGACCGCATCGGCGCCGCGAGCGCCGCAGGCTGCGCGGACCACGATTCCCGACGAGAACGCCCAGGAGCGAACGGGCCCGATCCGGCGCGCCGACTACGACATCGCGCCGGCGGAGCTCGTCGAGCCCGCGCACCTGCTCGTCGTCGACGACAACGCCGAGAACCGCGACATGCTCTCGCGCCGTCTCAGGAGCCACGGATTCACGATCGCCGTCGCCGAGAGCGGACCCGAGGCCCTTCGCCTCCTCGAGGAGATCCCGTTCGACCTCGTCCTCCTCGACGTCGTCATGCCCGGGATGAGCGGGCTGGACGTCCTGCGCGACCTCCGGCCACGGCACGCCGCCGCCGACCTCCCCGTCATCATGGCCACCGCGCGGGACGACTCGAACGACGTCGTGACGGCCCTTCGCCTCGGCGCCAACGACTACGTCACGAAGCCGCTCGACTTCCCCGTCGTCCTCGCCCGGGTCGCGACCCAGCTCACGCTCTCGCGCGCCAAGGCGAGGATCAGCACCCTCGCGAGAGACCTGGAGGTCAGGAACCGGTTCATCTTCGAGACCTTCGGCCGCTACCTCTCGAACGAGGTCGTCGAGAGCCTCCTCCAGACGCCGGAGGGGCTCAAGCTCGGGGGCGAGACGCGCAAGGTCACACTCCTCATGTCCGACCTGAGGGGCTTCACGCAGCTCGCCGACCGGATTCCCCCCGACCGCGTCGTCCGCCTCCTCAACAACTACCTCGGGACGATGGTCGACGTCCTGCTGTCGTTCCAGGGGACGATCGACGAGTTCATCGGCGACGCCATCCTCGCCATCTTCGGCGCTCCGGTTCAGCGCGAGGACGACACCCTTCGCGCCATCGCCTGCGCCGTCGAGATGCAGCGTGCGATGGAGCGCGTGAACGAGTTCAACCGGCGGGAAGGGCTCCCCGTCGTCGAGATGGGGATAGCCCTCCACACGGGCGAGGTCGTCGTCGGTAACATCGGCTCCGACAAGAGAGCCAAGTACGGGGTCGTCGGGAGCCCGGTGAACCTCACGGCGCGGATCGAGTCCTACACTGTCGGCGGGCAGATCCTCGTCAGCGACCGTACCCGCCGCGAAGGCGGCGCGGACCTCACCGTCGGAGCCGAGGTCGTCGTCCAGATGAAGGGGTTCGAGAAGCCGGTCTCTGCCTGGGACGTCCGGGGGGTCGGGGGTGATTTCAACCTGTCCCTCCCCATGCGCGAAGAGGCGCTCGTCGCGCTGCGCGGGCCGCTACCGGTCCGGTTCGCGACGATTTCCGGCCAGCGCGTGGACGGGCCCGAGTCGGAGGGGCTCCTCGTGCGGCTTTCGATGAAGGAGGCCGAGATCGAGGCTCGCGAACGCCCGGAGGCCTTCCGCAACCTGCGCCTTCGGTTCGTCGCCCGGGACGGCAGCACGATCGCCGGGGAGGTCTACGGCAAGGTGTCGACTCCGAAAGTCACCACGAAGGGCTTCGGGCTGAGGTTCACGTCCCTTCCCCCGGAGATCCGCTCCTTCCTGGAAACGGTCCTGGCCGGGAGCCGCTGA
- a CDS encoding response regulator, which produces MPKILVVDDDEMNRDMLSRRLLRKGYEVVLAVNGAEAIEKTLADRPELILMDLSMPVLDGYEATRRLKAEGRTASIPIIGLSAHAMVGDREKALAAGCDDYDTKPVELPRLLGKVDAFLAPG; this is translated from the coding sequence ATGCCGAAGATCCTGGTCGTGGACGACGACGAGATGAACCGCGACATGCTCTCCCGCCGGCTCCTCCGGAAGGGGTACGAGGTCGTCCTCGCCGTGAATGGCGCCGAGGCGATCGAGAAGACCCTCGCCGATCGCCCCGAGCTGATCCTGATGGACCTGTCGATGCCGGTGCTCGACGGCTACGAAGCCACGCGCCGGCTCAAGGCGGAAGGCAGGACGGCGAGCATCCCGATCATCGGTCTTTCGGCGCACGCGATGGTGGGCGACCGGGAGAAAGCCCTCGCAGCCGGTTGCGACGACTACGACACGAAGCCCGTCGAGCTGCCGCGCCTCCTGGGAAAGGTGGACGCGTTCCTGGCACCGGGGTGA
- a CDS encoding amidohydrolase family protein, with amino-acid sequence MRTAAPLLALLLALPAAGASAAAKPARKASCDLVVVAGSALPMDAAFTVRGATAVAVRGGEILAVGDPAAIDAAYAPKQRIVRNGGVLLPGFVNTHTHAAMNLLRGISNDQPLMEWLTKFIFPAEAKNVSPAFVRAGTDLACLEMIRGGTTTFADMYYYESDVAASVDKAGLRAVLGETWIDFPVPGHANLEETKAVTRAFLERWKGHPRVTAAIAPHAPYTCSRETLQAARALADEYGAPLLTHVSETQDEQKQILEKYGKSPTAWLDEVGFLGPRLSVAHGVWLSPEDLKVLAERKVSLSHNPESNMKLGSGIAPVAAARKAGVVVGLGTDGSAGSNNDLDMLDAMDFAGKLAKVAALDPTPLAAPELLRMATIDGAKALGLDRLVGSLEPGKRADLIVVDLENSHSQPVFDLPSTVVYASRAGDVSLTVVDGKILWDGRRVRSLDEAKVLVAAKEWRGKVLKSLEESREKK; translated from the coding sequence ATGAGAACGGCCGCCCCCCTCCTCGCCCTCCTTCTCGCCCTCCCGGCCGCCGGAGCGTCGGCGGCGGCGAAACCGGCGAGGAAGGCCTCCTGCGACCTCGTCGTCGTGGCAGGCTCCGCGCTCCCGATGGATGCCGCGTTCACCGTGCGCGGCGCGACGGCCGTGGCGGTGCGCGGGGGCGAGATCCTCGCCGTGGGCGACCCGGCCGCGATCGACGCCGCGTACGCGCCGAAGCAGCGGATCGTCCGGAATGGGGGCGTTCTCCTTCCGGGATTCGTGAACACCCACACCCACGCTGCCATGAACCTCCTGCGCGGCATCTCGAACGACCAGCCCCTCATGGAGTGGCTGACGAAGTTCATCTTCCCGGCGGAGGCGAAGAACGTGTCGCCCGCGTTCGTGAGGGCCGGGACCGATCTCGCCTGCCTCGAGATGATCCGGGGCGGGACGACGACGTTCGCCGACATGTACTACTACGAGTCGGACGTGGCCGCTTCGGTCGACAAGGCCGGCCTGCGGGCCGTCCTCGGCGAGACGTGGATCGACTTCCCGGTCCCCGGCCACGCGAACCTCGAGGAGACGAAGGCGGTCACGCGCGCCTTTCTCGAGAGGTGGAAGGGGCACCCGCGCGTCACGGCGGCCATCGCCCCGCACGCTCCCTACACGTGCAGCCGGGAGACGCTCCAGGCGGCCCGGGCGCTGGCCGACGAGTACGGCGCGCCCCTCCTGACGCACGTCTCCGAGACGCAGGACGAGCAGAAGCAGATCCTCGAGAAGTACGGCAAGAGCCCGACCGCCTGGCTCGACGAGGTCGGGTTCCTCGGGCCGCGCCTGTCGGTGGCCCACGGCGTCTGGCTTTCGCCGGAGGACCTGAAGGTCCTCGCCGAGCGGAAGGTCAGCCTCTCTCACAACCCGGAGTCGAACATGAAGCTCGGCTCGGGCATCGCTCCGGTCGCCGCCGCCCGGAAGGCGGGCGTCGTCGTCGGCCTCGGGACGGACGGGTCCGCCGGCTCGAACAACGACCTCGACATGCTCGACGCCATGGACTTCGCCGGGAAGCTCGCGAAGGTGGCGGCCCTCGACCCGACGCCGCTCGCGGCGCCCGAGCTCCTCCGGATGGCGACGATCGACGGCGCGAAGGCCCTCGGCCTCGACCGCCTCGTCGGCTCGCTCGAGCCGGGCAAGAGAGCCGACCTGATCGTCGTCGATCTCGAGAACTCCCACAGCCAGCCCGTTTTCGACCTGCCCTCCACCGTCGTCTACGCCTCGAGGGCGGGCGACGTCTCGCTCACCGTCGTCGACGGGAAGATCCTCTGGGACGGCAGGCGCGTCCGGTCGCTCGACGAGGCGAAGGTCCTCGTCGCGGCGAAGGAGTGGCGTGGGAAGGTCCTGAAGTCGCTCGAAGAGAGCAGAGAGAAGAAATGA
- a CDS encoding thymidine phosphorylase, giving the protein MSLIVRTIVKKRDGGELSEGEIQDFVTGVTDRTVTDEQAAALLMAICCRGMSIAETAALTFAMMNSGETWDLNPHGFVADKHSTGGVGDKSTLVLAPLLAACGVKTGMMSGRGLGHTGGTLDKLEAIPGFVTGQSREAFDRLLETVGCALIAATDTVAPADRRLYALRDVTGTVESIPLITASILSKKLATGAHAVVFDVKTGNGAFMQKPEDAHTLGRALVDTTRATGRKASGYVTAMDRPVGVAVGNANEVEESIRLLRGDGPADLRENVLLLGADLLVAAGITESAKDARKRLNAALQDGTALDTFARVIAAQGGNPAVCDDLSLLPRAVARHDVKAGAAGTIRSVATRELGLLSIEIGCGRARKDDVVDPASGYRILRKTGDVVSAGEPLLVVELGPGTSLRDGYLDRVAACFEIGSAEGATPPLPFVVEKL; this is encoded by the coding sequence ATGAGCCTCATCGTAAGAACGATCGTCAAGAAGCGCGACGGCGGCGAGCTGTCGGAAGGGGAGATCCAGGACTTCGTCACCGGCGTGACCGACCGGACCGTCACCGACGAGCAGGCGGCGGCGCTCCTGATGGCGATCTGCTGCCGCGGCATGTCGATCGCCGAGACGGCGGCCCTGACGTTCGCCATGATGAACTCGGGTGAGACCTGGGACCTGAACCCCCACGGGTTCGTCGCCGACAAGCACTCGACCGGAGGCGTGGGCGATAAGTCGACCCTCGTCCTGGCCCCGCTGCTCGCCGCCTGCGGTGTGAAGACCGGGATGATGTCGGGGCGCGGCCTCGGGCACACGGGCGGCACGCTCGACAAGCTCGAGGCGATCCCCGGATTCGTCACGGGCCAGTCGCGCGAGGCGTTCGACCGGCTCCTCGAGACGGTCGGCTGCGCGCTCATCGCCGCGACCGACACCGTCGCCCCCGCCGACCGCCGCCTCTACGCGCTCCGCGACGTCACGGGGACGGTCGAGTCGATTCCCCTCATCACCGCGTCGATCCTCTCGAAGAAGCTCGCGACGGGCGCCCACGCCGTCGTCTTCGACGTGAAGACCGGCAACGGTGCCTTCATGCAGAAGCCGGAGGACGCCCACACCCTCGGGCGCGCCCTCGTCGACACGACCCGGGCAACCGGGCGCAAGGCGAGCGGGTACGTCACCGCGATGGACCGGCCCGTCGGCGTCGCGGTCGGGAACGCGAACGAGGTCGAGGAGTCGATCCGGCTCCTGCGTGGCGACGGCCCGGCGGACCTGCGGGAGAACGTTCTCCTTCTCGGCGCCGACCTTCTCGTCGCAGCGGGGATCACGGAGTCGGCCAAGGACGCACGGAAGAGGCTGAACGCGGCCCTGCAGGACGGCACGGCGCTGGACACGTTCGCCCGCGTGATCGCCGCACAGGGTGGCAACCCGGCGGTCTGCGACGACCTCTCGCTCCTTCCGCGGGCCGTCGCCAGGCACGACGTCAAGGCGGGTGCTGCAGGAACGATCCGGAGCGTCGCCACGCGCGAGCTGGGGCTCCTCTCCATCGAGATCGGCTGCGGACGGGCGCGCAAGGACGACGTCGTCGATCCGGCTTCGGGCTACCGAATCCTGCGAAAGACGGGAGACGTCGTGTCCGCGGGAGAGCCGCTCCTCGTGGTCGAGCTCGGCCCGGGGACTTCGCTCCGGGACGGATATCTCGACCGCGTCGCGGCCTGTTTCGAGATCGGCTCGGCCGAAGGCGCCACGCCGCCGCTCCCGTTCGTCGTCGAGAAGCTGTAG
- a CDS encoding purine-nucleoside phosphorylase: MDARFAETVEFLRARIAVPPVVGVILGSGLGDFAAAVEDRLEIPYAQIPGFPASAVVGHAGTLVAGTLEGVPIVVLSGRIHFYEGHPMSSVVTPARVLGLLGCRDVVVTNAAGGIDRSFSAGDLMLISDHINLFGTNPLIGPNDETFGARFPDMSDAYRSDLRTLAKAVARRVKVPLREGVYVGVTGPSYETPAEIRAFRALGAHAVGMSTVPEVIALSHMGVGVVGVSCITNMAAGVLKQPLRHDEVLETTRRVKDRFVRLLTALVAAMGEGRSPDRLVVVPSRKSSAGAARAKAGAKPKPGSKAKARPKAAALRPAPARASVRRKR, from the coding sequence ATGGACGCTCGCTTCGCCGAGACCGTCGAGTTCCTCCGGGCGCGGATCGCCGTGCCGCCCGTCGTCGGCGTCATCCTCGGCTCCGGGCTCGGCGACTTCGCCGCGGCCGTCGAGGACCGCCTCGAGATTCCCTACGCGCAGATCCCCGGGTTCCCGGCTTCCGCCGTCGTCGGCCACGCCGGGACCCTCGTCGCCGGAACGCTCGAAGGCGTCCCTATCGTCGTCCTCTCGGGCCGCATTCACTTCTACGAGGGGCACCCGATGTCGTCCGTCGTCACGCCGGCGCGCGTCCTCGGCCTCCTCGGCTGCCGCGACGTCGTCGTGACGAACGCGGCGGGCGGCATCGACAGGTCGTTCTCGGCCGGCGACCTGATGCTCATCTCCGACCACATCAACCTCTTCGGGACGAACCCGCTCATCGGGCCGAACGACGAGACGTTCGGCGCCCGTTTCCCCGACATGTCCGACGCCTACCGCTCCGACCTCCGCACGCTGGCGAAGGCCGTGGCCCGGCGGGTCAAGGTGCCGCTGAGGGAAGGGGTCTACGTCGGTGTCACCGGGCCGTCGTACGAGACGCCGGCCGAGATCCGGGCCTTCCGCGCCCTCGGGGCGCACGCGGTGGGGATGTCGACCGTTCCGGAGGTGATCGCGCTCAGCCACATGGGCGTCGGCGTCGTCGGGGTTTCCTGCATCACGAACATGGCCGCGGGAGTGCTGAAGCAGCCTCTGCGCCACGACGAGGTCCTCGAGACGACCCGGCGCGTGAAGGACCGGTTCGTGAGGCTCCTGACCGCCCTCGTGGCCGCGATGGGCGAAGGGCGCTCTCCCGACCGGCTCGTCGTCGTCCCGTCGCGAAAGTCCTCGGCGGGCGCCGCCAGAGCGAAGGCGGGAGCGAAGCCGAAGCCGGGATCGAAGGCGAAGGCCCGGCCGAAAGCGGCTGCCCTGCGCCCGGCGCCGGCCAGGGCCTCGGTACGCAGGAAGAGGTGA
- a CDS encoding GGDEF domain-containing protein has translation MNELYRELLPLGREGVVPAGEELWQEGAKGDTVVLLVEGTFEILQSSPSGEPVVLRVARAGDVLGEMACLDGGARSAGLRAATDCRIRTIGATEFRDFIRLRPHLLEELFRIESQRIRSLSRMVSQSQHRAITDRLTSLYNYGFFIERLDLELERAVQMKDAVSIVLFDIDHFKAYNDTHGHPAGNVVLVQVSDLLRRTARRGDIVARFGGEEFVMLLYGASRKEGQQVAEAARARVESTDFAGGRTQPLGRVTISGGVACFPGDARGATDLLKAADVRLYKAKAEGRNRVDAGGTGE, from the coding sequence GTGAACGAGCTTTACCGGGAGCTCCTGCCGCTCGGACGGGAAGGGGTCGTTCCAGCCGGCGAGGAGCTCTGGCAGGAGGGCGCCAAGGGCGATACGGTCGTCCTCCTCGTGGAGGGGACGTTCGAGATTCTCCAGTCGTCTCCTTCGGGAGAGCCGGTCGTTCTCCGGGTCGCGAGAGCGGGTGACGTTCTCGGCGAGATGGCCTGCCTCGACGGCGGCGCCCGGTCGGCGGGCCTGCGCGCGGCCACCGACTGCCGGATCCGGACGATCGGCGCCACCGAGTTCCGGGACTTCATCCGTCTGCGGCCGCATCTCCTCGAGGAGCTCTTCCGGATCGAATCCCAGAGGATACGAAGCCTCTCGCGCATGGTGTCGCAGAGCCAGCACCGCGCCATCACCGACCGGCTCACGTCCCTCTACAACTACGGCTTCTTCATCGAACGGCTCGATCTCGAGCTCGAGCGCGCCGTCCAGATGAAGGACGCGGTGAGCATCGTCCTCTTCGACATCGACCACTTCAAGGCCTACAACGACACCCACGGCCACCCCGCCGGGAACGTCGTCCTCGTCCAGGTTTCCGACCTCCTGCGGCGGACTGCCCGGCGTGGCGACATCGTGGCCCGCTTCGGCGGCGAGGAGTTCGTGATGCTCCTCTACGGGGCGTCGCGCAAGGAGGGCCAGCAGGTGGCCGAGGCGGCCCGTGCCCGCGTGGAGTCGACGGATTTCGCGGGGGGCAGAACGCAGCCGCTCGGGCGCGTCACGATCAGCGGCGGCGTGGCCTGTTTCCCCGGGGACGCACGGGGGGCCACCGACCTCCTGAAGGCAGCCGACGTGAGGCTCTACAAGGCGAAGGCCGAGGGACGAAACCGCGTCGACGCCGGAGGCACCGGGGAGTAG